CTATACAAGGAAGCTGAAGATAAAGAGATTATTTATGCTGTTCCCGGACATCCTCTTGTTGCAGAGCAGACGGTGCAATTGCTTCTTCAAAATGGCGGACAGAGAGGCTATGAGATCCATATAGCTGGAGGTCAAAGCTTTTTAGATGCTACGTTTACTGCGCTTCAAATCGATCCGATTGATGGGTTTCAAATGGTTGACGGTCTGACGATGAAGAGAGAACAGTTAAATTTCAGACAGCATTTGATTATATGCCAGGTATATGACCAAATGGTTGCTTCTGAAGTGAAATTAACTCTGATGGAAGATTTGCCTGATGACTATGAGGTTAAGATTATTACGGCGGCAGGCAGCAGTGAGCAAAAGATCGTAAAGGTACCCCTTTTTGAGCTTGACCGGGTTACGTCGGTTAACAACTTAACAAGTGTGTATGTACCTCCTGTAGAAGATGAGAGCATTCTGAATCATCAATTTTCAGCACTGCGAGCGGTGATTGCGGAGCTTCGAGGGCCAAATGGGTGCCCGTGGGATTTAAAGCAGACCCATCAGTCCCTGAAAAAATATTTAATTGAGGAATGCTACGAGTTAATAGAGGCCATTGACGAAGAAGATGATGAACATGTGGTTGAAGAGCTTGGAGATGTTCTGCTTCAGGTCATGCTGCATTCTCAAATTGGCTCAGACGATGGCATGTTTTCCGTTGATGATGTCATTAGAACATTAACAGAAAAAATGATCCGCAGACATCCTCATGTTTTTTCAACTGCTGTTGTTAGCGGAACAGACGAAGTCCTGTCGAACTGGCAGGAGATTAAACGTGCAGAGAAAGGATCAGGTAAAAAAGAGTCCTTATTGAAATCCATTGCCGGATCACTCCCTGCATTATCTAAGGCCTACCATATTCAAAAGAAGGCTGCTAAAGTCGGTTTTGACTGGGATCATGCTGAGTCAGCATGGGAAAAGGTTCAGGAAGAGATGCAGGAATTCAAGGCTGAAACAGCAGAAAATCATGCTGATCAAACAAAGATCCTGGCGGAGTTTGGGGACATCCTCTTTGCACTGGTCAACATCGGCAGATTTTACGGAGTTGAACCTGAGGAAGCCTTATCGGCAACCAATCAGAAATTTAAAAGACGATTCGAATATATTGAAAAAAAGGCAGATGAACTAAACCTAAACCTGGAACAAATGTCTCTTGAAGAAATGGATTCTTACTGGGATGAAGCGAAAAGCAAAGGGCTATGAAGGGGTGCTTAAAAGATGAGACTAGATAAATTTTTGAAGGTTTCGAGACTGATTAAAAGAAGAACACTTGCAAAAGAAGTGTCCGACCAAGGCAGAATAACGGTTAATGGCACAGTTGCAAAAGCAAGCTCTATTGTAAAATTGGGTGATGAGCTTGCCATTCGATTTGGGCAAAAACGCATCATCGTAAAAATTGAAAACCTGCAGGATTCTTCTAAAAAAGAGGATGCAGCGGGTATGTATTCACTTGTAAAAGAAGAAAAAATCAGCGAAGAATAGAATTTGATATCATGTGAGGGCTTGTTCTATTTCGCATTCTTGGCTCATAGAAATAGGTAAGAATATTTCTTAGAAGAATGCGGGGGTTGGCAATGAATCAATATTATGATAATCAATCACAGCCTAAGGGAACGATCCAGGAGCATGATGTTATTATGAGAGGCCGTAAACTGCTCGATATTACAGGCGTAACACATGTAGAAAGCTTTGATAATGAAGAATTTCTGCTTGAGACGGTGATGGGTGCTCTTGCTATCCGCGGAGAAAATCTCCAAATGAAAAATTTGGACGTAGATAAAGGGATCGTCTCAATAAAAGGAAGAATTTTTGATCTCGTCTATCTGGATGAGCATCAGACGGAGAAAGCTAAAGGACTCTTTAGCAAGTTATTTAAATGACGCTCTCCACTCAATTCCTGACGATGCTTTCCATGGTTTGTTCAGGCTGTTTTATTGGCGCTTCACTTGATACTTACGGCCGCTTTCTTATGCGGCCGAGAAGAGCCAAATGGGTTGTATTCATAAATGACATCTTATTTTGGCTCGTTCAGGGCCTCCTTTTATTTTATATTCTCCTGAATGTGAATGAAGGAGAATTCCGCATATACATACTGCTTGCCCTGCTGTGCGGATATGCGGCATATCAAAGCTTGATAAAAGGGATTTACTTAGCGCTTCTGGAATTCATTATTAAGTGTGCAGTAGGCATTTATAAGACGATGCTGAAGATGGGGAATTTCTTTTTAATTAAGCCTATTGTTGGCATTTTTAATTTATTGACAGCAATTATAAGCGGACTTGTCATTTTTTTGTGGAACTTGTTAAAATGGATGGCAAGAGTGGTTTATGCTATCGCAAAGGTACTGTTATCTCCTGTTTTTTGGATTTTAAAAGGATTGTGGAAACTGATTCCATTGTCCATCAGGAACTTTTTTTACAGGTTTTTCAAAAAAACGGCAGGACTTTATGAGAAAATCAAGAATAAGAGTGGTAACTTATGGATTTCGTGGAAAAAGAAGAAATAAAGGAGGCTAATGAATGAGTCTCGCTAAAGACCGGAAAATTACGCAGCTTCAATCACAGTATATGCAGCAGCAGGAGCGGAAAGATCAGATATTAAAAAGGCGAAAACGCGGATTGATCAGACGGTTGACATTATTTGGATTGATTGCGGCGGTAACTTCTGTTATCGTATTAACGACTCTCATATCTCAATCCAGTGCCATTAATGAGAAGGTTCATCAAAAGAAAGAACTTCAAACTCAATTAACGGAGCTCCAAAAAGATGAAAAGGTATTAGAGGAAGAAATCGTAAAGTTGAATGATGATGAGTATATTGCTAAAATTGCTCGTCGGGACTATTTTTTATCTGAAGACAATGAGATTATCTTCACGTTGCCAAAAAAAGATAAAGAGTAGTGTTGTTGACACTTGATTTTTGGATTATGTATAATTAAATAAATGAGTTTTTTATGTTTATTAAGGAGGAGCATTTTTTTTATGTCGATAGAAGTTGGCAGCAAGTTACAGGGTAAGGTAACGGGCATTACAAATTTCGGAGCGTTCGTAGAGCTTTCGGGTGGCACTACAGGACTCGTCCACATCAGTGAAGTTGCTGATAATTATGTGAAAGATATTAACGATCACTTAAAAGTCGGTGACGAGGTAACCGTTAAAGTCATCAATGTAGAGAAAGACGGAAAAATTGGCTTGTCAATTAAAAAGGCAATTGATCGTCCTGAGCGCCCAGAACGTTCAGAACGCCCGAATCGCTCAGACCGTCCAAACCGCTCAGATCGTCCAAGAGGCAGAACGAATACAAATGAATTCCGCCCTAAAGAGAATTTTGAGCAAAAAATGAGCAGATTCTTAAAAGACAGTGAGGATCGCTTATCATCACTTAAACGCAATACAGAATCAAAGCGCGGCGGTCGCGGAGCAAGAAGAGGTTAACTTGCTGCTATCTGATATAAATGCTGAAAACGGCAGAG
The window above is part of the Metabacillus dongyingensis genome. Proteins encoded here:
- the yabQ gene encoding spore cortex biosynthesis protein YabQ; this translates as MTLSTQFLTMLSMVCSGCFIGASLDTYGRFLMRPRRAKWVVFINDILFWLVQGLLLFYILLNVNEGEFRIYILLALLCGYAAYQSLIKGIYLALLEFIIKCAVGIYKTMLKMGNFFLIKPIVGIFNLLTAIISGLVIFLWNLLKWMARVVYAIAKVLLSPVFWILKGLWKLIPLSIRNFFYRFFKKTAGLYEKIKNKSGNLWISWKKKK
- the yabP gene encoding sporulation protein YabP; amino-acid sequence: MNQYYDNQSQPKGTIQEHDVIMRGRKLLDITGVTHVESFDNEEFLLETVMGALAIRGENLQMKNLDVDKGIVSIKGRIFDLVYLDEHQTEKAKGLFSKLFK
- the mazG gene encoding nucleoside triphosphate pyrophosphohydrolase; the protein is MTKKITVVGLGGSDASHLPLGVYRKLTSASHLFLRTKEHPVVDELRAELPDFRTFDHLYEENDKFGDVYAEIELELYKEAEDKEIIYAVPGHPLVAEQTVQLLLQNGGQRGYEIHIAGGQSFLDATFTALQIDPIDGFQMVDGLTMKREQLNFRQHLIICQVYDQMVASEVKLTLMEDLPDDYEVKIITAAGSSEQKIVKVPLFELDRVTSVNNLTSVYVPPVEDESILNHQFSALRAVIAELRGPNGCPWDLKQTHQSLKKYLIEECYELIEAIDEEDDEHVVEELGDVLLQVMLHSQIGSDDGMFSVDDVIRTLTEKMIRRHPHVFSTAVVSGTDEVLSNWQEIKRAEKGSGKKESLLKSIAGSLPALSKAYHIQKKAAKVGFDWDHAESAWEKVQEEMQEFKAETAENHADQTKILAEFGDILFALVNIGRFYGVEPEEALSATNQKFKRRFEYIEKKADELNLNLEQMSLEEMDSYWDEAKSKGL
- a CDS encoding RNA-binding S4 domain-containing protein translates to MRLDKFLKVSRLIKRRTLAKEVSDQGRITVNGTVAKASSIVKLGDELAIRFGQKRIIVKIENLQDSSKKEDAAGMYSLVKEEKISEE
- a CDS encoding S1 domain-containing RNA-binding protein codes for the protein MSIEVGSKLQGKVTGITNFGAFVELSGGTTGLVHISEVADNYVKDINDHLKVGDEVTVKVINVEKDGKIGLSIKKAIDRPERPERSERPNRSDRPNRSDRPRGRTNTNEFRPKENFEQKMSRFLKDSEDRLSSLKRNTESKRGGRGARRG
- a CDS encoding FtsB family cell division protein, which gives rise to MSLAKDRKITQLQSQYMQQQERKDQILKRRKRGLIRRLTLFGLIAAVTSVIVLTTLISQSSAINEKVHQKKELQTQLTELQKDEKVLEEEIVKLNDDEYIAKIARRDYFLSEDNEIIFTLPKKDKE